A section of the Streptococcus oriscaviae genome encodes:
- the pcrA gene encoding DNA helicase PcrA, translated as MNPLLTGMNERQAEAVQTTEGPLLIMAGAGSGKTRVLTHRIAYLIDEKYVNPWNILAITFTNKAAREMKERAFALNPATQDSLIATFHSMCVRILRRDADHIGYNRNFTIVDPGEQRTLMKRIMKNLNLDLKKWSERTILGTISNAKNDLIDELAYETQAADLYTQIVAKCYKEYQKELRQSEAVDFDDLIMLTLRLFDQHPDVLTYYQQRYQYIHVDEYQDTNHAQYQLVKLLASRFKNICVVGDADQSIYGWRGADMQNILDFEKDYPQAKVVLLEENYRSTKRVLQAANEVIENNRNRRPKKLWTQNQEGEKIVYYRANDERDETIFVASQISQLVAKGRSYKDFAVLYRTNAQSRGIEEALLKSNIPYTMVGGTKFYSRKEIRDVISYLNLIANPADNISFERIVNEPKRGAGPGTLEKIRSFASIQELSMLEASQELLFSPIKGKAATAVNEMANQLYDLRNQLDHLSLTDLTEAILAKTGYMESLAIQATLEANARIENIQEFLSVTKSFDEKEQEEDETGLDRLSRFLNDLALIADTDDGESEASQVTLMTLHAAKGLEFPVVFIIGMEENVFPLVRATDEEADLEEERRLAYVGITRAEELLYLCNANSRLLYGRSSFNQPSRFIREISSELLDYQGLARPANTSFKASYVNGRATQFGQGMSLSQALQSRKAAVQPSRHLGGDLPFGKASSGGTNWSIGDIAIHKKWGRGTVLEVSGTGSNQELKINFPDLGLKKVLASLAPIEKED; from the coding sequence ATGAATCCACTATTAACTGGAATGAATGAAAGACAGGCAGAAGCGGTGCAGACAACGGAAGGACCGCTTTTGATTATGGCAGGAGCAGGCTCAGGAAAGACGAGAGTGCTGACCCACCGGATTGCTTATCTGATCGATGAAAAATATGTCAATCCATGGAATATTTTGGCGATTACCTTCACCAATAAAGCAGCTCGTGAGATGAAGGAGCGGGCATTTGCTCTTAATCCTGCCACCCAGGATAGTCTGATTGCGACTTTCCACTCTATGTGTGTGCGAATTTTGCGGCGTGATGCTGACCATATCGGCTATAATCGAAATTTCACCATTGTAGATCCAGGTGAGCAACGCACCTTGATGAAGCGAATCATGAAAAATCTAAACTTGGATCTCAAGAAGTGGAGCGAGCGTACGATTTTGGGCACCATTTCCAATGCTAAGAATGACCTGATTGATGAGTTGGCCTATGAAACCCAGGCTGCGGATCTTTATACGCAGATAGTCGCTAAGTGTTACAAGGAATATCAAAAGGAACTTCGTCAGTCAGAAGCTGTTGATTTTGACGATCTGATTATGCTAACGCTTCGCTTATTTGATCAGCATCCAGATGTTTTGACCTATTATCAGCAGCGGTATCAATATATCCATGTGGATGAGTATCAGGATACCAACCATGCCCAATATCAATTGGTTAAATTATTGGCTTCCCGTTTTAAAAATATCTGCGTAGTCGGTGATGCGGACCAATCTATCTACGGATGGCGTGGAGCGGATATGCAAAATATTCTAGACTTTGAAAAAGACTATCCGCAGGCAAAGGTCGTTTTGTTGGAAGAAAACTACCGCTCAACCAAGCGCGTTTTGCAGGCAGCCAATGAAGTCATTGAAAACAACCGCAATCGTAGGCCAAAGAAACTTTGGACGCAAAATCAAGAAGGGGAAAAAATTGTTTACTACCGGGCCAATGATGAGCGGGATGAAACCATCTTCGTAGCCAGTCAAATTTCCCAGTTAGTTGCTAAAGGGCGGTCGTATAAGGACTTTGCCGTTCTGTATCGAACAAATGCCCAGTCGCGTGGAATTGAAGAAGCCCTACTCAAGTCCAATATTCCTTATACTATGGTGGGCGGAACGAAATTTTACAGCCGTAAGGAAATTCGGGATGTCATCTCCTATCTTAATCTTATCGCTAATCCTGCCGATAACATCTCCTTTGAACGGATTGTCAATGAGCCCAAGCGAGGAGCAGGGCCTGGAACACTGGAAAAAATTCGTAGTTTTGCAAGTATACAAGAACTGTCCATGCTAGAAGCCTCGCAGGAGCTTCTCTTTTCCCCTATTAAAGGTAAGGCGGCAACTGCGGTCAATGAGATGGCCAATCAGCTTTACGACTTGCGTAACCAACTGGATCACCTCAGTTTGACAGACCTGACGGAGGCTATCCTTGCTAAGACTGGCTACATGGAATCTCTTGCCATTCAGGCGACTCTGGAGGCGAATGCCCGTATTGAGAATATCCAGGAATTTCTTTCTGTAACGAAATCATTTGATGAAAAAGAGCAGGAAGAAGACGAAACAGGCTTGGACCGTCTCAGTCGTTTCCTCAATGATTTGGCTTTGATTGCGGATACAGATGATGGTGAAAGTGAGGCAAGTCAAGTCACTCTAATGACGCTGCATGCTGCTAAAGGTTTGGAGTTCCCAGTTGTCTTTATTATCGGAATGGAAGAAAATGTCTTTCCGCTGGTTCGGGCTACTGACGAAGAAGCCGATTTGGAAGAAGAGCGCAGGCTAGCCTATGTGGGGATTACTCGGGCTGAGGAACTTTTGTATCTCTGCAATGCCAATTCCCGCTTGCTCTATGGTCGCAGTAGCTTCAATCAGCCTAGCCGCTTTATTCGCGAGATTTCCAGTGAGCTCTTGGATTATCAAGGTTTAGCACGTCCTGCCAATACCAGTTTCAAGGCTTCTTATGTCAATGGCAGAGCAACACAGTTTGGTCAGGGGATGAGCCTGTCTCAAGCTTTGCAAAGTCGTAAGGCTGCTGTTCAGCCTAGTCGCCATCTAGGAGGCGATTTACCTTTTGGCAAAGCTAGCTCTGGTGGAACCAATTGGTCCATTGGTGATATTGCAATCCATAAGAAGTGGGGGAGAGGTACGGTACTTGAAGTGTCAGGAACTGGCAGCAATCAAGAA
- the nox gene encoding H2O-forming NADH oxidase, producing the protein MAKIVVVGANHAGTSAINTILNNYGAENEVVVFDQNNNISFLGCGMALWIGKQISGPEGLFYSDKEKLEAAGAKVYMESPVESIDYDKKEVTAIVNGEKHVESYDKLILATGSQPILPPIKGAEIQEGSREFKATLENLQFVKLYQNSAEVIEKLNNPDIKRVAVVGAGYIGVELAEAFERLNKEVILVDIAQSSLGGYYDPEFTDLMNKNLEEHGIKLAFGQTVQAVEGDGKVERLVTDKETFDVDMVILAVGFRPNTELGAGKIELFRNGAFLVNKKGETNIPDVYAIGDCATIYDNALQDTNYIALASNAVRTAIVAAHNACGTELETAGVQGSNGISIYDLKMVSTGLTLEKAKRFGFNAVATDFSDLQKPEFMEHDNHEVKIRIVYDKDTRVILGAQMASKEDISMGMHMFSLAIQERVTIEKLQLLDILFLPHFNKPYNYITMAALSAKD; encoded by the coding sequence ATGGCTAAAATCGTTGTTGTAGGTGCAAACCACGCTGGTACATCAGCAATCAACACAATCTTGAACAACTATGGTGCAGAAAACGAAGTTGTCGTTTTCGACCAAAACAACAACATTTCTTTCTTGGGATGTGGTATGGCATTGTGGATTGGTAAACAAATTTCTGGTCCAGAAGGTCTTTTCTACTCAGACAAAGAAAAATTGGAAGCAGCTGGCGCTAAAGTTTACATGGAATCTCCAGTTGAATCTATCGACTATGACAAAAAAGAAGTGACAGCTATTGTTAATGGTGAAAAACACGTTGAAAGCTACGACAAGTTGATTTTGGCTACTGGTTCACAACCAATCTTGCCACCAATCAAAGGTGCTGAAATCCAAGAAGGTTCACGCGAATTCAAGGCGACTCTTGAAAACCTTCAATTTGTTAAATTGTACCAAAACTCTGCTGAAGTAATTGAAAAGCTCAACAACCCAGACATCAAACGTGTAGCAGTTGTTGGTGCTGGTTACATCGGTGTTGAACTTGCTGAAGCGTTTGAGCGTTTGAACAAGGAAGTTATCTTGGTAGACATCGCTCAATCATCACTCGGTGGTTACTATGATCCAGAATTCACTGACTTGATGAACAAAAACTTGGAAGAGCATGGAATCAAATTGGCATTTGGTCAAACTGTACAAGCAGTTGAAGGTGACGGCAAAGTTGAGCGTCTTGTAACTGACAAAGAAACATTTGACGTTGATATGGTTATCTTGGCTGTTGGTTTCCGTCCAAACACTGAACTTGGCGCTGGTAAGATTGAACTCTTCCGCAACGGTGCTTTCCTTGTAAACAAAAAAGGTGAGACTAACATCCCTGATGTTTATGCAATCGGTGACTGTGCAACTATCTACGACAACGCTCTTCAAGATACGAACTACATCGCACTTGCTTCTAACGCTGTTCGTACAGCTATTGTTGCTGCTCACAATGCATGTGGTACAGAACTTGAAACTGCTGGTGTTCAAGGTTCAAATGGTATTTCTATCTATGACCTTAAGATGGTTTCAACTGGTTTGACACTTGAGAAAGCAAAACGCTTTGGCTTCAATGCAGTGGCAACTGACTTCTCAGACCTTCAAAAACCAGAATTCATGGAACATGACAACCACGAAGTGAAAATCCGCATCGTCTACGACAAAGATACTCGTGTTATCCTCGGTGCGCAAATGGCTTCTAAAGAAGATATTTCTATGGGTATGCACATGTTCTCGTTGGCTATTCAAGAGCGTGTAACGATCGAGAAATTGCAACTTCTTGACATCCTCTTCTTGCCACACTTTAACAAGCCATACAACTACATCACAATGGCAGCACTTTCTGCAAAAGATTAA